In Kiritimatiellia bacterium, the following proteins share a genomic window:
- the rpmB gene encoding 50S ribosomal protein L28, whose amino-acid sequence MPRICHVCGKGLHTGNVITRRGLPKASGGIGLHTTGISRRQFAPNLQKITIVENGAIVTRKVCTRCIKSGKIVKA is encoded by the coding sequence ATGCCAAGAATATGTCATGTATGCGGAAAGGGATTGCACACCGGTAATGTTATCACGCGCCGCGGTCTGCCGAAGGCCAGCGGAGGGATCGGGCTGCACACGACCGGCATCAGCCGGCGCCAGTTTGCGCCCAACCTGCAGAAAATCACCATTGTGGAAAACGGCGCCATAGTAACCCGGAAAGTATGCACCCGCTGCATCAAGTCCGGGAAAATCGTCAAGGCCTGA
- a CDS encoding cation diffusion facilitator family transporter translates to MTRHGHNRRPRNYNRAFAVGIALNAVFIVVEVAYGFLSDSLALLADAGHNLGDVMGLLVAWAAAYLSQRKPTRKHTYGLKRSSILAALANAVFLLVSVGAISWEAVRRLREPAAVHVETVVWVALLGIVVNTATALMFMKGQKEDLNIRGAFLHMLADAAISAGVVAAGLVIARTGIMIIDPLVSIIIAVIIFAGTWKLLRESLNLALDAVPAHIDAAGIRAYLCGLPSVKNVHHMHVWGLSTTHAALTAHIVLENPVIDNQLLARIREELRELHGIEHTTIQFESGAEAICPAGKDKPDICRDGGHA, encoded by the coding sequence ATGACCCGGCATGGACATAATCGCCGTCCCCGCAATTACAACCGCGCCTTCGCCGTTGGCATCGCCCTCAATGCGGTTTTTATTGTTGTTGAAGTGGCGTACGGATTTCTGTCGGATTCGCTGGCTTTGCTGGCCGATGCCGGGCACAATCTGGGAGACGTCATGGGTCTCCTGGTCGCATGGGCGGCGGCGTATTTGTCGCAACGGAAACCGACGCGGAAACACACCTACGGCCTGAAACGATCGTCCATCCTGGCCGCGCTGGCGAACGCGGTTTTTCTCCTGGTCAGCGTCGGCGCCATTTCCTGGGAGGCTGTCCGCAGGTTGCGGGAACCGGCCGCCGTGCATGTTGAAACCGTCGTCTGGGTGGCGCTGCTCGGCATCGTGGTCAATACGGCCACTGCCTTGATGTTTATGAAAGGCCAGAAAGAGGATCTTAACATACGCGGGGCTTTTCTGCATATGCTGGCCGATGCCGCCATATCGGCCGGAGTTGTCGCGGCCGGTCTGGTGATCGCGCGTACCGGGATCATGATCATTGATCCCCTGGTCAGCATTATCATCGCGGTTATTATTTTTGCCGGCACTTGGAAGCTTCTCCGTGAATCGCTTAATCTGGCGCTGGACGCGGTGCCGGCGCACATTGACGCCGCGGGTATCCGCGCTTATCTGTGCGGTCTGCCCTCCGTAAAAAACGTCCATCATATGCACGTCTGGGGGCTCAGCACGACGCATGCCGCGCTGACCGCCCACATCGTGCTGGAGAACCCCGTCATTGACAATCAATTGCTTGCGCGCATCCGCGAGGAACTGCGCGAACTGCACGGGATTGAACATACAACCATTCAGTTTGAGTCCGGAGCAGAGGCAATATGCCCGGCCGGAAAAGACAAACCGGATATTTGCCGGGATGGCGGGCATGCATGA
- a CDS encoding MATE family efflux transporter: protein MKKTLHSGAGGPPSASVLVRQSVRRTLFNMAFPMLAGTFAMNAYTLTDTWFVSRLGTLPLAAMGFTFPVVMLLTCVAGGLGSGITALVSHAIGRYDDAAAARITTHGITLTVAAAAVISIIGYLSIGPVFSKLGADAATMPLINGYMRTWYLGTIFMSLPMIGNGILISMGDSRSASRFMIMGTLLNAILDPIMIFGWFGFPAMGIRGAALATIIAQTVATVWLFYLLKKKHRLIAFAGQRLGDWLGSFRQIVRFGVPGILSMILMPVSAGVITSIVSRFGNEAVAACGAAGRIEMFAFVIPMALGMSLMPFVSQNYGAARLDRIREAITVSTRFALLYGGATALVFFLGAPLLAAIFSDDPEVSGIMIMHIRIISFGFGMMETHRYCGFVLTGLHRPLHTTLLNAIRVLGLLIPLSYLGASFGGIQGVFWGRLATDIIVGSIGLLWVYRACKIDVCPPGRKA, encoded by the coding sequence ATGAAAAAAACTCTTCATTCCGGCGCAGGCGGGCCGCCGTCCGCGTCCGTGCTGGTCCGGCAAAGCGTGCGGCGCACCCTGTTCAACATGGCTTTTCCCATGCTGGCCGGCACCTTTGCCATGAACGCTTACACGCTCACGGACACCTGGTTCGTTTCGCGGCTGGGCACCCTGCCGCTGGCCGCAATGGGCTTTACCTTCCCGGTGGTCATGCTCCTGACCTGCGTGGCGGGCGGACTCGGTTCCGGCATCACGGCGCTGGTTTCGCACGCGATCGGCCGCTATGACGACGCTGCGGCGGCCAGGATCACCACCCACGGCATCACCCTCACTGTGGCGGCGGCGGCGGTAATTTCCATTATCGGCTACTTGAGCATCGGCCCGGTTTTCTCAAAACTGGGCGCCGACGCCGCGACGATGCCGCTCATCAACGGTTACATGCGCACGTGGTATCTGGGCACAATCTTCATGTCGCTCCCGATGATCGGCAACGGTATCCTGATTTCCATGGGCGACTCCCGGTCGGCCAGCCGGTTTATGATCATGGGCACCCTCCTCAACGCCATCCTGGACCCCATCATGATTTTCGGATGGTTCGGTTTCCCGGCCATGGGCATTCGCGGCGCGGCCCTGGCGACAATCATCGCGCAGACGGTTGCGACCGTATGGCTCTTTTATCTGCTCAAAAAAAAACACCGCCTCATTGCCTTCGCCGGCCAGCGCCTCGGCGACTGGCTCGGCTCGTTCCGGCAAATCGTCCGCTTCGGCGTCCCGGGCATATTGAGCATGATCCTCATGCCGGTTTCAGCCGGCGTAATCACCTCAATTGTCAGCCGTTTCGGCAACGAGGCGGTCGCGGCCTGCGGCGCGGCGGGGCGGATTGAAATGTTCGCTTTCGTCATCCCGATGGCGCTCGGCATGTCGCTGATGCCTTTTGTGAGCCAGAACTATGGCGCCGCGCGCCTGGACCGCATCCGCGAGGCCATCACGGTTTCCACCAGGTTCGCCCTGCTTTACGGCGGCGCGACGGCCCTCGTTTTCTTCCTCGGTGCGCCGCTGCTGGCCGCTATTTTCAGCGATGACCCGGAAGTCTCCGGCATCATGATCATGCACATCCGCATCATTTCATTCGGCTTCGGCATGATGGAAACTCACCGCTATTGCGGGTTTGTCCTCACCGGCCTCCACCGGCCGCTCCATACCACCCTCTTGAACGCCATCCGGGTGCTGGGACTGCTCATTCCGCTCTCCTACCTGGGGGCAAGTTTCGGCGGGATCCAGGGGGTTTTCTGGGGACGCCTGGCAACGGACATAATCGTCGGTAGCATCGGGTTGCTCTGGGTATACCGCGCCTGCAAAATTGACGTCTGTCCGCCGGGCCGGAAAGCCTGA
- a CDS encoding helix-turn-helix domain-containing protein codes for MKNKHRSSLSSEIADRQNVLRRLRDLRLRCRLSMRELAKQADVSPSYVSGVERGRISPTIATMRKMLNAMGSDLGDFFTSAPVRNDSCVFRREAMRSTAEKNRCYTFIFPRRKDIKLEMIEEEYTAGDKPEYEKINADLAGYVIGGEFLLDIRGEPHQKLRTGDAFYIPAGTSVRGHCIKSKSARLITVQVPPNY; via the coding sequence ATGAAAAACAAACATCGCTCTTCCTTGTCTTCCGAGATCGCGGACCGACAGAATGTTTTGCGGCGCCTGCGCGACTTGCGCCTGCGCTGTCGGCTCTCCATGCGCGAGCTTGCCAAACAGGCGGATGTGTCGCCCAGTTATGTTTCCGGGGTTGAACGCGGCCGCATTTCCCCAACCATTGCAACCATGCGCAAAATGCTAAACGCAATGGGAAGCGATCTGGGCGATTTTTTCACTTCCGCGCCTGTCCGGAATGATAGCTGTGTATTCCGGCGTGAAGCCATGCGTTCAACCGCCGAAAAAAATCGGTGTTACACTTTTATTTTTCCGCGGCGTAAAGACATAAAACTTGAAATGATTGAGGAAGAATACACCGCGGGCGATAAACCGGAATATGAAAAGATCAATGCGGATCTGGCTGGCTATGTTATCGGCGGAGAATTCCTGCTGGATATCCGCGGTGAACCTCATCAAAAATTGAGAACTGGCGACGCCTTTTATATACCGGCAGGGACTTCTGTCCGCGGACACTGCATCAAAAGCAAGTCAGCCCGTCTCATCACTGTCCAAGTGCCGCCAAATTACTGA
- a CDS encoding uroporphyrinogen decarboxylase family protein, with protein MTSRERMLAAISGQKPDHVPLYAWVFGFKAPEHLTWERDGHKRTFWYTGRLEHLHRLPQAWNIEDDFKRAETWLSLGLDDVLDVSVPWNSDARVTFADSLHPAHQDGREYPVMTREYQTPDGPLRHSVQKTNEEEKPGWVIQPDCVPLIEDFNIPRAVKHLVAAPEDAAKIKWLFQGPDKSQQAWFEERMRKAAGFAGERGVMAQAWSAFGMDAAVWFAGAEGAIMLCMEHPDAFAELLGAIHAADKARTALALQYPVDMVCQRGWYSSTDFWSPSIFKKYLKPHIAELAGMAHKAGKKFGYVMTTGVMTLGVELMDAGVDLLYYVDPVQDHADLAKAKEMFGGKMAVAGGVNSGVTLATGTPAQVRAEVKTALDIFGKDGGFVLSPVDALFPDTPWNNVETMIAAWKQA; from the coding sequence ATGACTTCGCGCGAAAGAATGCTGGCCGCGATCAGCGGCCAAAAGCCGGATCATGTTCCGCTCTATGCCTGGGTGTTTGGATTCAAGGCGCCGGAGCATTTAACCTGGGAACGGGATGGCCATAAAAGGACTTTTTGGTACACCGGCCGGCTTGAGCATCTGCACAGGCTCCCGCAGGCCTGGAATATTGAGGACGATTTCAAACGCGCGGAAACATGGCTTTCCCTGGGATTGGATGATGTGCTGGATGTGTCCGTGCCGTGGAACAGCGATGCGCGCGTTACATTTGCGGATTCGCTCCACCCCGCCCATCAAGACGGGCGCGAATATCCGGTCATGACGAGGGAATACCAGACTCCGGACGGCCCATTGCGGCATAGCGTCCAGAAGACCAACGAGGAGGAAAAACCGGGCTGGGTGATTCAGCCCGATTGCGTTCCCTTGATTGAGGATTTCAACATTCCCCGCGCCGTGAAACATCTTGTCGCGGCGCCGGAGGACGCGGCCAAAATTAAATGGCTGTTCCAGGGGCCTGACAAATCGCAACAGGCGTGGTTTGAGGAAAGAATGCGCAAGGCGGCCGGTTTTGCCGGGGAGCGCGGCGTGATGGCCCAGGCCTGGTCCGCGTTCGGCATGGATGCGGCCGTCTGGTTTGCCGGGGCCGAAGGCGCCATTATGCTCTGCATGGAACATCCGGACGCCTTCGCTGAATTACTGGGCGCGATTCATGCGGCGGACAAGGCCCGCACCGCGCTGGCCTTGCAATATCCGGTTGACATGGTTTGCCAGCGGGGCTGGTACAGTTCCACCGATTTCTGGTCGCCATCCATCTTCAAGAAATATCTCAAGCCCCATATCGCCGAACTGGCCGGAATGGCCCACAAGGCCGGCAAGAAATTCGGATACGTGATGACGACCGGCGTCATGACGCTCGGGGTGGAATTGATGGACGCGGGCGTGGATTTGCTTTATTATGTTGACCCGGTCCAGGATCACGCCGATCTGGCGAAGGCAAAAGAAATGTTCGGCGGCAAAATGGCCGTGGCCGGCGGAGTCAACAGCGGCGTCACCCTGGCGACCGGGACGCCGGCGCAGGTGCGCGCGGAAGTAAAAACCGCGCTGGACATATTCGGCAAGGACGGCGGTTTTGTGCTTTCGCCGGTGGACGCGCTCTTCCCCGACACGCCCTGGAACAACGTGGAAACCATGATTGCGGCCTGGAAACAAGCCTGA